The following proteins come from a genomic window of Trifolium pratense cultivar HEN17-A07 linkage group LG4, ARS_RC_1.1, whole genome shotgun sequence:
- the LOC123921607 gene encoding transcription initiation factor TFIID subunit 7-like, translating to MEEQFILRVPPNVAERIERLLNENNASSSEDKSLDLQFGEDGRSGTFVIGDEHFPASLLDLPAVVESYKTYDDNSLVKTADIGQMIMVRESGDAAPDVIECRHGLTPPMRDARKRRFRREPDLNPELVSRVEKDLLKIIAGGTAENLDVEVAEQEGEENARSANKKPAATPASKHDVPETHTNAGDADRSDSDESDESV from the exons ATGGAGGAGCAATTCATACTCAGAGTTCCACCGAATGTTGCGGAGCGGATAGAGCGTCTTCTGAATGAAAACAATGCTTCTTCATCGGAGGATAAGTCGTTAGATTTGCAATTTGGCGAGGATGGAAGAAGCGGTACGTTTGTGATTGGGGATGAGCACTTCCCAGCTTCTCTATTGGATCTTCCTGCTGTGGTTGAATCATACAAGACTTATGATGATAACTCTTTGGTTAAGACTGCTGATATTGGTCAG ATGATTATGGTGAGGGAATCTGGTGATGCTGCTCCAGATGTAATTGAGTGTAGACATGGCCTAACACCTCCGATGAGAGATGCCCGCAAGCGTAGATTCCGCAGAGAGCCTGACCTCAAT CCTGAGCTTGTCTCTCGTGTTGAGAAAGATCTTCTCAAAATCATTGCTGGAGGAACGGCTGAAAATCTTG ATGTGGAAGTAGCTGAGCAAGAAGGGGAAGAGAATGCTCGAAGTGCTAATAAAAAACCTGCAGCTACACCTGCATCAAAGCATGATGTTCCAGAGACTCATACAAATGCTGGAGATGCTGACAGGAGCGATTCTGATGAGTCTGATGAATCAGTTTGA